AGAACTGGGTGTCGTTGATGAAGTTCTTCACCAGGAAATATTTTGCACCACCCATGAAGCCCGCGGTCTCGGCGATCTCGTCCAGCGAGGCGATCGAGGGTCCGAGGATGTGGAACACCGCGAAGGTGATCTGGCCGGCCTTGGCGGCGTCGAGGAAGCCGATGTCGCGCAAGGAGGCCAGCGCCGGCGAAAGCAGGCCGGCACGGACGTCGATCACGGTCACCGACGGGCTCGCCGCGTTGAGCGTATCGAAGATCTTCATCTGATCCGACGTCGTCATCATGTCGACGATCTCGGTAATCTCCGGATGGAAACGCTTCAGCGTTCCCCGCGGCGACTCCGTGTCGAAGGCGCGTGTCGGCACGTTGTTGGCGGAAAAATAATCGAGCAGGGTGCGCGATACCGTGGTCTTGCCGACCCCGCCCTTGTCCGCGCCCACCACAACCACTGCCGGCTTTGCCATTGCTGTCCCCTAACGCGCCCCCGATCGCGAGATCGCAATCGGCCGGGCCCCAAATCGATGTCCCAAGGATGTCCCAAGTCTGCTGTTGGGCGCGAACATGGCAGAAACAAGGGAGAATTCAAATCCTCGGCATGCCGTGCCGGCAATTCCCGAAGTTTTTCCCAAACGCAGTGAAACCGGCTTGAGGCGCGGCCAGACCGCACGCTCAGTGGCGGCCCCACGGACCCATGGGATTGCCTATCGAACTGCCCAACGGATTGCCGGCCGCGGTTCCGGAGGGGCGTGGCGCAGGGACGGGCGGCGATGTGGCCCGGCCGCCTGCATCGCTCCACGGACCCTGGGGCAGTGCCGGCGGGGCGTCCTGCTGATCGGCCTGCGCCTCGGGCTCGTCCGCGGCGGGTTGTTCCGTCTCGTCGTTCGGCGGCGGCAGCGGACCGGGATCACGACCGCCGGCGAACTTGACCAGCGCGTCGACGCGGGACTGCACCGAGGGGTGGGTCGCGAACAGATCGGCAAAGCCTTCGCGGGGATTGTCGAGGCAAAGCTCCATCACCGCGGAGGTCGCGCCCGGCAACTCGCCGCGGCCTTCGATCTTGCGCAGCGCCGAGATCATGGCGTCAGGGTTCTTCGTCAGCTCGACCGAGCCGGCATCGGCCAGATATTCGCGCGAGCGCGACAGTGCGAGCTTGACCACTTGCGACACCAGCCAGGCCACCACGATCAGCACGACCGCGATGATGATGACCACGATTGCGCCGCCGCCGGAGCTCTTGCTGTCGCTCGACGACGAGGACGACCGCGACGACGAGGAGGAAGAGCCTGACGACCACGATCCGCCAGAGCTCCAGCTCAAATTGGTGAACACGCGAAAGAACAGTTCGCCGAAGAAGCCGACCACGCCGGCGATGATCACGGCGACCACCATCAGCTGCACGTCGCCGTTCTTGATGTGGGTGAGCTCGTGGCCCAGCACCGCCTCGATCTCCTGGTCGTTCAGCGCCTTCAGGAGACCGGTGGTGACGGTCACCGCATATTGCCGCGGATTGAGGCCGGTCGCGAACGCGTTCAGCGCCGGAGAGTCCATGATCTTCAGCTTCGGCATGGTGATGCCGCGCGAGATGCAGAGATTTTCCAGCAGATTGTAGAGCCGCGGCTGCTCCTGCCGGGTGACGTCATGGCCGCCGGTCACCGCGTCGATCATCGACTGGTGGAAGAAATAGGCGATGACGATCCAGGCGATCGCCGCAAGCGTTGCAAACGGGAAAGCGACGATGAGGTCGTGGAAGGCGCGGTTCAGATAATAGGCGACGGTCCCGTTGCCGTTGATGACGACCTCGGCGACCAGCGCGCCGGCATAGACCAGCACATAGACCAGCGCGAACAGGCCGGCGAGCAGCAGCATCGAACGAAACTTGTTCGAGGCGATGTGCGTGTAGAGACCATACGCGGCCATGACGCGTTGCCCTGCCGGTCGATCGGCTCAGATCAGAATTTCACCTGAGGCGCAGCCTCGACCTCGGCGCGGCTGGTGCCGAGATCGAAGAAGTCCTTCTTGGTGAAGCCGAACATGCCGGCGAACAGGGCGACGGGCATCTGCTGGATACCGGTGTTGTATTCCTGGACCGCGTTGTTGAAGAAGCGGCGGCTCGCCGCGATCTTGTTCTCGAGGTCGGAGAGCTCGCTGGCGAGCTGCTGGAAATTGGCGTTGGCCTTGAGGTCGGGATAGGCCTCCGACAGTGCGATCAGCCGGCCGAGCGCGCCGGAGAGCTGGTTCTCGGCGGCGGACACCTGCGCCGGCCCCTGCGCCGACATCGCCGAATTGCGCGCCTTGATG
This portion of the Bradyrhizobium diazoefficiens genome encodes:
- a CDS encoding M48 family metallopeptidase, which gives rise to MAAYGLYTHIASNKFRSMLLLAGLFALVYVLVYAGALVAEVVINGNGTVAYYLNRAFHDLIVAFPFATLAAIAWIVIAYFFHQSMIDAVTGGHDVTRQEQPRLYNLLENLCISRGITMPKLKIMDSPALNAFATGLNPRQYAVTVTTGLLKALNDQEIEAVLGHELTHIKNGDVQLMVVAVIIAGVVGFFGELFFRVFTNLSWSSGGSWSSGSSSSSSRSSSSSSDSKSSGGGAIVVIIIAVVLIVVAWLVSQVVKLALSRSREYLADAGSVELTKNPDAMISALRKIEGRGELPGATSAVMELCLDNPREGFADLFATHPSVQSRVDALVKFAGGRDPGPLPPPNDETEQPAADEPEAQADQQDAPPALPQGPWSDAGGRATSPPVPAPRPSGTAAGNPLGSSIGNPMGPWGRH
- a CDS encoding LemA family protein, whose amino-acid sequence is MSTGWIVLGVIVVLVLFAFSAYNRLVALGQRVGQAFADVDVQLKQRHDLIPNLVETVKGYASHERGTLDDVIKARNSAMSAQGPAQVSAAENQLSGALGRLIALSEAYPDLKANANFQQLASELSDLENKIAASRRFFNNAVQEYNTGIQQMPVALFAGMFGFTKKDFFDLGTSRAEVEAAPQVKF